The region ataaaaagataGTCTCTACGACTACTCTTTCCAACCgtcatttttttaaacacaCTTCCAAACGAACTCTcggccattttctttttttggcggTTGGCTCTCTTTCGACGAGCACATACCAGTGAGAGATTATTAGAATAAAAAGGTAGAAGatattaaaagaatatatatattgcaaagtCTTGACTTGAGTAATGAGACAAACTCTTTCCTTCTCCGAACCCTCAAGCATATTGTTATACAATATCTGCTTCTGGTTTGCATACACAAGGCACTACAAAACTACCCATTATGCCTTCTCTACAAAACGCCTACGGAACAAGTGAGGAAAGAAACACATACCAGATTCCTCCTGAAAATGTGATACTAACTACTCACACTTGATGGACCGGTAAATGTGACGGACGAATAGCAAAGCTGCACGGAAGCCTACAGTTCCGAGCATGAGGAAGAAACCATAGCAGATGCAAGCCATGTAACCAAAGAAAAATGAGGTCTGCATAAATCCCGACATATCAGAGCGTGCGTGGTAGTAATATAGGCAATAGGCATAGATAAATATGCCAGTCGACCCACCGCATACAAAAGATCTGCACAAAATGAATAAACAGAGGAACAAACAATAGAagtgaatatacatatatatatatacaaaccatATAAATATTCAAACTTAACAACAAATAAGCAATTCAAAGAAAGATTAAGATAAGTCAAAACAGGATTAGCAGTTTAAAGTCTATTGAGAAAAAGATCCAAATGCCAAGTACTAGATAATAAAATAAGCACACCACTCATATTACCCATATTTACTGAATGGGGAAAAAACCGGCGGCAAAAAGATTTTAGCAATAAATTTTTTGGAGATTGATAAATAggtgataatatatatatatatataatcgaaATATCGTTAAAAGCGTAAATAAGAAAGGGTGCATACCTCCACCACCATTCGTGGTCCTCAGCAGCAAGTTGGAAGTATGTCAGTGCCACAGTAATGAAAGCAGTAACTATCAGGAGAATTATAAAGACGATGAACAAGATGCTGTATATGGTATAAATCCTGTGACCCCAGACACTCGCAAATATGTAGTAAAGTTCGATGTATATTGCACTGAAAGGCAGAAAGCCTGCCATTGCCATCTGCGGAATTGATCCCCGGTACCATGGCAAAGGTGGAATCTCTCGGGGATATTTGGTGGTGCGGCAAGGTGCTTGGAATTCAGCCTTGCTATTCTTCCCAGCAATCCCACCCAATACCAGCAAAGGTGATGTTACAAGTGTCCATATAAGAACTATCACGACAATGGTGCCAAATGGGAGAGCGGCAGTGGCATTATAAGCAATTGCAACAGTATTCAAAAAGCAGAACATAAGAAACAAAGGTCCACAAAAGAGGCATCCCGTCAACAATAGATTCCTAACCTGTCGTAGCAAAAGATTTGTGGAGTATACACGTGAGTATAGAAAAGTCAAATCCCACATTGAAAAAATGTGGCATGTGTGACTAGTTAATATAGTCATTGCCGGACGCAAAGTCATAGGCTAAAACTTTTGGATTAAGTAACGTCCTAACATGTTATCTGATCTCACTAGAAGACTCCCAAAGTGTTAATCTCCCTAACAATTGATATTATCGCTCATAGTGATATGTAGTATGGTGGATGATGGCAGTGCCTTTCGCAGTTTGGAGCAGGGAAGATGCACATGCATGGATGGTCGATCCCTTTTGTAGTAACAGATAAAATATACAAGGCCCACACAGGTAATCTTAAATACAGTCCATAAGATTAATAAAAAATCCATTCAAGGGAGAGTATGTTAATGTGGTGACGGACTCACACGTGAGTGTAAGATTTTAACGTATACACATATAATTATAGAAAAGTTAAGCCCCACATTAGAAAAAAGTCACGTATGAATGGTTAATATAGCATAGTTGGGTCAAACTcataagcttaagtttttgggtcAAGTAGTATCCCAACATGCTATATTATGGTCTCACTAGAAAACTCCTAAGATGTTAATCTCTTAACAAGATTGAATACCATATCAAtgaaaaaagtacaaatttaATGGATGTCagttcaaaatcaaaattctaTGAAGAATGAATTTATCGGCACATACCCAGTTTGTTCCCTCTAGCTGACAATAAAAGGAGGTTGCAATGTAGCCTGCAATTCCTGATGTGAGTGCATATATGACAACCAGTGCAGTAAACAGAGCCCCTCGGTTGTATGGGTAAAAGACACCAACAAGTGCTAATATAAAAATGAATACCGTACTGCATGAAAAGCATAAATACCATATTAGTGAAACATTACACAACAATGACGTGTGTATCTGTATGAGGAACTTCCTAAAATGAGCTTCTGTGCTATTAAACAGCCCGATGAAAGAGCAACTTACAGAGTAAATAGTTGGGTCCCAGAACCAAGGGCAGCTGCAAATAGAGACTTGTACTTGGGAAACCTGAATACATCTCCATGGATGTATTTCCATCCGGTCTCTTCCTGGTCTTCAGCTGATTCCTCGTCATGGGCATATCTTTTatagagaaacaaaaatagaacTTAATAATGAGTCCAGGAAGACAATACACACCCTAGTACACTCGAAGTAAACAGGCAGATCCAAAACAGAGATGAATTACAAAATAATCCTTACTTGACAAAATCATTCTTAAGGACTCGCATGAGAATTGTGGCGAGAAACCCAGTTAGAAGAAGCACCGTCACACATGAATTTATAATGGAGAACCAATGGATCTCCAGATGATGAGGAAGCGAAGAAGAATGTGAGTACTTTTCCATCCTCTTCTCAAAAGGAGTGCTTGTTTCCTTCCATTTCACAGTATACAAAAATTCCACCTCAACTTCTTTATCCTCCGTAAGGTCCACAAGGGCATGTTGTTCTGTTTGAACAGTGATTTCGATCACGCGGTCCTTCTTATAATAGATAATAAAATGAATATGCTTATAAAGATAATATCTATACTCGCTTGGGTCTTTGTTTTCCTTGTCGACCTTCCCTATGAAACCCCATATAGGTAAGTCATCGTAATACATTTGAAAGTAGTAGTCCTTGTCAACGGCAGCTCGGAACTGGGCCACTTCTTTTTTTGTGAGTGTTTTCTGGCAAACAACCTCAGAATCTTTCTCACTGCGGAAATCAAGTTTGTAGGGGGCACTGACTAAACGATCGCCATTTAGCACTTCGCCAAGagcttcctttttctctttaataTTATCTGCAGTTAGGATCcaacaaattaaacaagttCCTTAGGAAATGCTGAAAATATATGCTAAAGCAACCAAAATACCCAATTGAACTGATGCAAACCTGGAGTACAGAACGGTAGATCAAAATAGCGATATGTTTCACtgcaagagagaaaaaagaaaaagaaaaagaaaaagaaatacattaGCCAATCTGAAACACAAAATCTTCTCACATCAAAGAATCAAACATTGAACTAGCCACTGTTCGATTAAACAGGAATACACTTCTTGGCGAACAAACAATAACCAGCCATCCCCAAATTTTATAGACTAGATCCAGCGCTAGGAtcaaataaaatagacaagtttatagtaaaaaaaaaatggaaatacaTGCTCCACATCAACACTCTCAAACACAATTCTCCATATCTCCCAGTTATACATGCGACAAATTACGTTAAACTCTGTTTGGTAGCCCAGGAACTATGTTTTAAGAGAAGAACCCTAAACAGACAAATAAATCTGGAATAATTGTTTTGGCTTCCACACCTCAATCGGGTTGCTTGCAAGTATTAGTTACAAAAAATCTTATCAACAAATCTATCTTCTATACATGCGATTACACAAAGGTTATCTATACATTTGAATTGCTCTTCttatcttctatctttttcttttctttttttgatgaattatcTTCTATCTTATTTATCTTTCTGTTAACAGTCCCCTCATTATCCGTAGGAATGGTTTGATGATCATCCTCATCTGGTTTCGTTTGAAATGTGGATGAGGATGATTGTGCTGTAACAAACCCGATCCCAAATCTCAGAACTTTGTCGGagcaaaaatattataataaaccTAAGCTTCGAAAACCAAAACACGTTGTTTTCTCACATTTCAACTCTAATTCTTTCTGTGAGCTAAGAATCAGCTCAGATCCAGCTGGAACAACACCAAGAATGTCGCAGATCGAGCTCCAAAGGGCTTAGAACAATGTTTACCTGGGATTGTGAAACGGTCCGACCTTGTTGGCATATAGAGGCACCGGGTCTCCTTCCTTGTACCGGTGATCCGATGCATCTGACCTCGCCCGATCGGCACCCAGCAGCACCACCAGGGCGATGAACGCCGCCGCCATAGTCCTCTCCATTTCCCACTCTCTCTCCAACCGCTCCACGCCCAAAATCTAGCCCTTTACTACAGAGAAAACCAGAAGAGGctaacagagagagagatctggcTTTGGAATTTCGTGTCTGTTTGGGAGTGAAACGGCAGGGGTTAGTTAATAAAACGAGGAGGTCGTTGAAGTCTGGTCCGATctaaaatgttttaatataCCCTGAAAGAGATGGAGTACCACACACAGACGTGCGATGCCTCACCTAAACGGGgccgtttttgttttttgtttccctCCGACGCGACGGTGCGTTTTGGAGTGCGTTTCGATTTCGTTTTCGgtttctatttctctctctctgtcgaGGTGGAGGCACGTGATTGGTGTGTGCTGTGACTTGTACGGGGTGTGAGATCCGGTGGTTCGGCAGTCAACGCCTTGGGATGATCACTACCTTCCTTTCCTTCCCACACGGATCTGACTTTTCTGGTAGTAAATAGTAATTCATAATGTGAAATTAACGTatgagatttaaaaatagtaatttttaaatataattaatgtaTGAGATTTATTTTGcaaatattagattttatataattaatggTATATATTTTGTCACGTCGTAAATATATTATCATAtcatttaagcttttaaaatgaCGTCGCACTATATACCCctctaaatatagaaaaataaaatattaactatAAAACAAATTCTCTTTATTTCACTTCAAATAAGATCATACTAtttgatttataaaacacaaaaagggttattccaaaaaaaaaaaaaaattacaaaagggTTATCACAATTTTTTTCTCGTGGGTATgtttaataatgattttgaaatatttattgatttcggttttaaaaagtattttgaagTAATTAAAAGat is a window of Alnus glutinosa chromosome 4, dhAlnGlut1.1, whole genome shotgun sequence DNA encoding:
- the LOC133865861 gene encoding transmembrane 9 superfamily member 2-like, giving the protein MERTMAAAFIALVVLLGADRARSDASDHRYKEGDPVPLYANKVGPFHNPSETYRYFDLPFCTPDNIKEKKEALGEVLNGDRLVSAPYKLDFRSEKDSEVVCQKTLTKKEVAQFRAAVDKDYYFQMYYDDLPIWGFIGKVDKENKDPSEYRYYLYKHIHFIIYYKKDRVIEITVQTEQHALVDLTEDKEVEVEFLYTVKWKETSTPFEKRMEKYSHSSSLPHHLEIHWFSIINSCVTVLLLTGFLATILMRVLKNDFVKYAHDEESAEDQEETGWKYIHGDVFRFPKYKSLFAAALGSGTQLFTLTVFIFILALVGVFYPYNRGALFTALVVIYALTSGIAGYIATSFYCQLEGTNWVRNLLLTGCLFCGPLFLMFCFLNTVAIAYNATAALPFGTIVVIVLIWTLVTSPLLVLGGIAGKNSKAEFQAPCRTTKYPREIPPLPWYRGSIPQMAMAGFLPFSAIYIELYYIFASVWGHRIYTIYSILFIVFIILLIVTAFITVALTYFQLAAEDHEWWWRSFVCGGSTGIFIYAYCLYYYHARSDMSGFMQTSFFFGYMACICYGFFLMLGTVGFRAALLFVRHIYRSIKCE